CACTTTTCTGAACCTGAGTAGATTTTGTTGTCATAAGAAACCTCTAAAAGGTTGTCCCTTTCAGCATAAGAAGTTGTTCAACAATCGGACCGAGAGTCAGCGCCGGGAAGAATGTCAAAGCACCGACGATAAAGATGACGGCGATCAGCAGGAATACAAACAAGAAATTATCCGTTGGGAATGTGCCGCTGGAAGGCGGAGCATACTTCTTCGCGGCCAAATTTCCACAGACTGCTAGGAAAGGTAAAATAATACCGAAGCGGCCGACAAACATCGCGATAGCCAGCATGACATTGTAATAAACCGTATTCGCATTAAGCCCTGCAAATGCGCTTCCGTTATTGGCACCAGCCGAGGTAAAGGCATAGACAATCTCACTAAAGCCGTGGGGTCCTTTATTCGCCAGGCTCGAAAGCCCAACCGGCAATACCATTGAAATTCCCGAAAAGAATAAGATCACAGCACTCGGCAAAAGAATCGCGAGCGTCACCATCTTCATATCCCAGGCTTCAATTTTTTTACCAAGATACTCTGGCGTACGTCCAACCATCAGCCCCGCAAGGAATACGGTCAAAATGATAAATATCAACATGCCATACATTCCGGCACCAACACCGCCAAAGACGACCTCACCAAGCATCATGTTCAGCATGGCGATACCGCCCGAAATCGGAGACAGACTTGAGTGCATGGCATTGACGGCACCACAAGACGCCGCCGTCGTCACAGATGAGAATAAAATACTGCTACCCACACCGAAGCGAGTTTCTTTACCCTCCATCATGGCACTTTGATTGAAAACGGGATTATTCACATACTCAGACTGGTAAGAGATTGTCGTTAAAACGACAAACATCGTCATCATCGCTGCAAAGATCGCCCAGCCATGTCTTCTAGCACCGACCATTTTTCCGTAAACGAAAGTTAAAGCTGCAGGGATCATAAATATTGATAGCATTTGAATGAAGTTCGTCAGCGGAGTCGGATTTTCAAATGGATGAGCTGAATTCGCATTGAAGAATCCACCCCCATTCGTTCCGATCATTTTAATAGCTTCTTGAGATGCAACAGGTCCCAGAGCCAGCGTCTGCTTCACTCCATCCAAACCTAAAACATCTAAATAGGCTGAGAAAGTTTGAATAGCCCCTTGGCTAATCAAAAACAAAGCATAGACAAAAGACATTGGCAGAAGCACATAAACAGTCGAACGGGTTAAATCGACCCAAAAGTTACCGATCGTTTTAGCTTGCATACGGCTAATGGCACGGGCGAAAGCCAAAAAAATGGCGATCCCCGTTGCGGCACTCACAAAATTATGAACGGCCAGCGCCGCCATCTGAGAGAAATAGCTCATTGTGCTTTCACCGCCATAAGATTGCCAGTTCGTATTAGTAATAAAACTGACGGCGGTGTTGAAAGCTAAATGCCAAGAGAGGTTCGGTAGGTTTTGAGGATTCAATGGCAACGAAGCTTGTGCCATCAAAAGAATCATCACAGAAACAATGCCGGAGATACTAAAGAGCATCACTGCTAAAGCATATTGTTTCCAGTCCATCTCTTCTCGTTCATCAACGAACGAGCAACGATAAACCAGACGCTCCAGCCAGCCCAACGGTTTTGAAAGAAAATGATGTTGACCCGAAAAGACTTTCGCCATCCAGCCACCTAAGAGTGGCGTGAGAATCGTCAGCACCGCTAGAAAAAAACCAAACTGCATTCCATCTTGTAATTTCATAACTCACCCTTTAGAGCTTTTCCGCATTAAAAAGTGCATACACAAGATACACGAATAATCCCACGGAAACGATTCCACCAATAACAAACTCAAAGCCCATAAAGCCCTCTTTCTTGTGCGCTCATATATACGCTTGATAATAGACAGACCCAAGTAAGGATGGCGTAAATAGAAAGCCGACCAGTATAAAGAAAGTATAAAGATCTTTATAAAAATGCCCGTCTCCTTAGCATCTCAAGACGAGACCTTTTTTTCGTGTGAAATTTTAGCGTTTTTTTGATTTGTGAATGCCGAGCACCCGACTCAGACTGCGAGCACATCTCATCCTGAGGAGGAAAAATGAAATTATTAATTTTTACCCTGGCTGTTCTATTCACCTTTAAAGCTCAAGCGCAAACAGAGGCTCTCGAGAAACCCCTCGAATTCTCTGGCTACTTTGATATGTACTACCAGACCGATGCGAACCAACAGCTTCGCACCCCCGGAAGAATCTTTGATGCCCGAAATAATGTGGCTCAAGTCAATCTCGCGGAGTTGTCTTTTAAAAAGACAAAAGGCCAAGTGCAATTCCGTGGTGACCTCGCTTTTGGCGAAATGGTTGATACTCTGGTTGGCGTAGATCCGACAGCAGCAGTTAGTACCGCAAACGCAGATCCATCCAAAAACATCACCCAGGCAATCTTGACTTACACCCCTTCCGCGGTGAACGGATTCACACTCACTGCCGGTAAGTTCTATTCTTATCTTGGCTTTGAGGTGACCCATGCGAAAGACAATTGGAATTACTCCCGCAGTTATACTTATAACTATGGCATTCCTTTCTGGCATGAAGGCGTGAGCATCGGATATGCCTTTATCCCCGGAAAACTCACAGGAACAGTTTATGTTTTAAACGCTTGGGATGGTCGTATTGCCAATGAACAAAACAAATCCGCGACTCTCGGAGCCAGTATCAATTGGACTCCTGTCGAGGGCGCCAGCTTGATTTATAACTACATTGGCGGCGCTGAAGGTACCGACTCTGGCTCCGTAAAAATCGTGCATGAACTCAATGGCAGCTATGCATTTAACAGTCTTTTGAGTCTAGCTTTTGACATGATTAGCGGACAACAAACTCATGTGACAGCAACAACAGACGCGAAATGGAGTGCTTATACAATCTACGCTAAGATGAGCTTCACACCCTGGTACACTTTAAGTCCCCGCTATGAAGTCTTCGACGACACCGACGGATTTGCTCTGGGGCAGGGAATTGTGCAGAAAATCACTTCTGTCACACTCAGCAACAACTTTATTTTGGCAGACGGCTTAGAAGCCCGCTTTGAAGTCCGCAACGACAAATCGAACGTTGCAAGCACGTACTTTAAAAATAAAGACGGTCAAAATTCCGACGGCGACATGACAACGGCAGTTGCCCTTCTCTATGGTTTTTAGCCACAGTTTTTAGTCATGGCGAAGAATAATGTGATATCCAAACTTGGTTCTGACAGGCTTTGCGCTATGCTGCCCCGGCTTTAAGGCAAACGCGGCGTCTTCGAAATCCTCATCCGCGCGGCCGGGCTTGAGATCGCCGAGGTCGCCGCCACTTTCTGCAGAAGGACACTTCGAAAAACGCCGCGCGAGTTCGTCAAAAGGACGCCCCTTCGCCAGCAACTTCAAAACATCTTCTGCTTCATATTGGTGGGTCACAAGAATATGTGAGAATTTCGCCATAGAGAATAAATACCGAACTAACGCTGCAATGTCACGGTGCCGTTTAATTTATAGCCGCCACTACTGGTGGCCTTGAGCTGGGCTGTCGGCTGTCCCACGCGAAGAACGCCTTTATAACCACCGCCGCCGCTCAATGTTTCTTTTGCAGCCACAGAACTGAGTTGGATAAAGTTCTTAGAGTTTTTAGCCGCTGCCGGTGTCGAAGGCGATATTAGAGTTTCAACCTGCGGAACGGAGTCCGAGCAGGCTGTCACCCCCGCTAAAACCAGTATCATTATGAGACACTTTGCCAATCCTTTGAAACTCATCATAATGACTTATCGGCATCCCTCGGGCCGCTCTTAAACGTCCCTAATCCAATAAGAATGATTGGAACGCGGTTTATTCTTTGATAGCCTTCCCCTATGAAGATCGAACAGCTTTTCCAGGCACAAAAGAAGCACTCTCTGTATTGGCGAACCGCCCCCCTCAATGAACGTAAAGAGAGCCTCCGCAAACTGGGACTCTACATTGAGTCTCATCAACGTGAAATTTGCGAGGCCATGTATGCTGATTTCGGTAAACCGGAATTAGAAGTTCTAATGACCGAGATCTATCCGGCCCTGCAAGAGATCCGTTACGCGCTAAAAAAACTCAATAAGTGGACAAAGCCTCAAAAAGTACCGGCAACGATGCTACTAGCCGGCACGAAAAACTATCTTTACTCGGAACCAAAAGGCGTCGTGCTGGTCATCGCTCCTTGGAATTATCCTTTTAACCTCGCCATCATTCCCCTCGTCGCGGCCTTGGCTGCCGGAAACTGCGTGATTCTTAAACCTTCTGAGATGACTCCGAAAACCAGCGAGTTTATGGAGAAAATGCTCAATGAACTTTTCCCGGCCAATCAAGTCCTCACGGTTCTTGGCGGGAAAGAGGTTTCAACCGAACTCCTTGCTTTGCCTTTTGATCATATCTTCTTCACCGGCAGCACCCAGGTTGGAAAAGTCGTCATGAACGCCGCCAGCAAACATCTTAGTGACGTCACTCTTGAATTGGGTGGCAAATCGCCGACGATTGTCGATAACACCGCGGATCTCGAAGCCGCCGCACAAAAAATCGCGTGGGGAAAGTTCGTAAACGCCGGCCAGACCTGTGTTGCGCCCGATTACTTGATGATTCAATCTGAAATCTATCCCATGTTTATTGAAAAGCTAAAAAAACATATCGAGATTCTGTATCGCTCGCCAGAAAAGGATCTTGCGCGTGTGATTTCAAGTCATCACTTGCAAAGACTGAGTCAAATGTTTAACGAAGCTCTCGAAAAAGGCGGTAAACTCGTCACCGGCGGTCAGTTTGATTATCAAAAAAATATGCTGTCGCCGACCGTCGTTGAAACATCGCTGCCTTCGATTCAAATCATGAACGAAGAGATCTTTGGCCCGCTTTTGCCGGTTTTAAAATTTACCACGTTGAACGAAGTGATTCAGTTTGTGAATGATCGGCCGAAGCCTTTGGCATTTTATATGTTTTCGAAGTCGTCTGAAAATATTGATCTCGTTTTAAAATCCACGACGGCCGGTGGTGTCTGCATTAACGACGTGCTTTTGCATTTCGCCAATCATCACCTGCCTTTTGGCGGTATCGGCGACAGTGGGCTTGGCAATTATCATGGCGAGTTTGGCTTTAAGACGTTCTCGCACACCAAGGCCGTCTTAAAGCAGTCTTGGCTGGGTAAGGTCACAGCGGTGGTTTATCCGCCGTATATGCCATGGAAAGTAAAAATCGCGAAGTTTCTTATTCGCTGGGGAATTTAGAGCCTATTAGTAGTGTGGCGGCTTTTCACCGGCAGGACCAATCTCGCCGGCCCCCGTGTTTTGTAAGCGCTTACCGAGAGCTTTGAGCAAAGAATCCAACTGATCCAATTGCTTTTGCTGCTCAAAGAGAGCCTTATTGAGTTGCTCAATCTGGTTCTCTTGATGAGTGATCTTCATTTCTAAATCAATCAGACGTTCTTCTGACACTTTTAACTCCCCAGCAAGCAAATCCTAAATAAGTCCTCGGATCAGCTTACGATCCCCTACGATCCATAGCAGATCTCCGGGTTGCAGAGTCAGCGCCGAATCTGGATTGAGAATGCGTTTGCCTGCGCGCTCAACTCCGACCACGATGCCCTTGGTGGCTTCCCGCAGGCCGGAGTTACGGATGGTTTTACCAATGAACTCGGAGCGATCTGAAACCACGTATTGTTCCAAAGTGTAATCGCGGCTGACCGCTGTGACATCTTCGGAAGCTCGTTCTGAATCCAAGAACTTTTTAAATTTTAAGAGCTGTTCATCCGTTCCGATCACGAAAATATGATCGTGCGGCATCAGCATCTCGTTCCTGCCTGGCGCGGTGATACGACGATTCCCGCGGCGGATCAAGGCAATTGTCACTCCGTACTTCTCGCGGATGGAAAGTTCTTCAAGGTGCAGCCCCACGTAGTTCGCCTCTTGCGGAACAATAAACTCCACCAAGTGGGCATCCCAAGGTGCCAGTGGTGGCATCTCGTAGGTTTTCACTTTTTGCTTTTGAGCCTCTTTCTCTTCTTGGCCTTTGCGGTGAAGATTACTGAGGAAGCGACCTTCGATCGCGCCGTAGAGTCTTTCAAGACGATTGTACATCAACAAAACAAACACCGAGAGCGCCAGCAGAATCACCACCATCGCAAACACTTCCGGAATGAACTGCGTGATCAACGCTGACAACAAAATCAAGCCCCACACAATCCGGAAGAGCGAAAGAAACAGGATCGACGAGCGCGCCGCACGGTTCTTCCAAATCACCGAGAACGAATATCCTTCCACGCGGCTGAAAACGAGGGCCCAGAAAAACGGAGCCGACAAAAGCAGAGTCACACCGATGCAAATCAACACCGTCGTCAAAGTATTGCCAGCGCGATCACGCATCCACGGCAGAACCCCTTGGGACATCGCCAGGAAGATCGCAATAATAATGACGGTATTTAAAAGCATCTTGATGCTGAAATTCTTCAAATACTCCCGGCGAGTTTTCAGGGTCCCGCCGTTTGAAGGCAGCAGGCTGTAGGTATCTAAAGCTTTACGCACATGCATCGGCAAAAGCCTTTCAACCCACGAGTAAATTCCATCCGCACCGCGAACCATGTAAGGAGTCGTAAACGTCGAAACCACCGATAACGCCACCGCCAGCGGATAGAGAACCTCATTGGTCACTTTCAGAGTCACACCCAGACCGGCAATGATGTACGAGAACTCGCCGATCTGCGCGAGGCTTAAGCCTGATTGCAAAGCCGTCTTTAAGTTTTGACCTGAGATCAATGCCCCGAAGGTCACGCTAAAGACTTTACCGAGAATCAAAACAACTGTCAGTAAAAGCACAATCGCCCACTGATCCACTAGAACACGTGGATCGATCAGCATCCCGACCGAGACAAAGAAAATCGCAGAGAAAAGATCTTTAACCGAAGTTACAACATGCTCAATGCGCTCGCCCTCGCTAGTTTCCGCCAGCAGTGAACCCATTACGAAAGCACCCAGCGCCGGAGAAAAGCCGGCCTTGTTTGCCAGCACCACCATCAAAAAGCACAGGCCCAGGGAAATAATCAAAACCGCTTCAGGATTTAGCAAAAGACGAATGCGTTTTACCAGATTCGGCAAAACAAACACGCCGACCATGAACCACAGGCAGAGGAAGAAAATCAAACGCGACACTTGCTCAAGCAATTGCACGCCTTGAAACTCACGGCTAATCGCCAACGTAGACAAAAGCACCATCAGGATAACGGCTGCGAGATCTTCGAAAATCAGAATGCCGACAACAAGGCTCACAAATCTGCGCCCTTTCAGGCCGAGCTCATCAAATGTTTTCACCAGGATCGTCGTCGAAGAAATCGAAATCACAGCACCGAGGAAAAGACTGTTCATCCAATCCCAGCCAAGGGCTTCTCCGGCCAAAAAGCCGAGGAGTACCATCACCGAGACTTGAAAGGCCGCAGTGATCCCCGCCGAAGCGCCAACGCTCATGAGTTTTCTAAAACTGAATTCAAGCCCGATAGCAAACAACAAGAAGATAACGCCAATCTCGGCCCAAACATTAATCCCGCTCACGTCACCGACAGATGGAAACCAAGACTGATGAGGCCCCACCAACATCCCGGCAACGAGATATCCCAGTACCACTGGTTGTTTGAGTTTTTTGAAGATGAGACTCACAACGGCCGCGACGACCAGAATAAGCGCAAGGTCTTGAATAATCTGAGGAAGATGAGAAGTCATATTTCTTCATTCTGCGGCCCACGACGAAACTTGAAAAGCCATAAGAGTAAAAAAACACAAAACGACCGGGAATTACATCGAGTTTGCTTAAATATTAAACAGAATTTCTTCGGAATACGAAGAGAGTCATTACTCGAGGCGAGGGATTGGCGATTGGCCCTTTTTCTTTTTTTGTGATTGGAACAAATTTGAAGGCGGAGCGGAGCTTCTGCGAAGGACTGAGGGGGGCCTCGGCGGCGCATGGATGCGCGAATCCGCCCAAAGGGCGGACGCCGCGGAGCCTGGAGGGCGTGCCCCCGAAGTTCTTCGCAGAAGCTCCGCTCCGCCTTCAAATCCCCGTTTCAAGCAGAGAAAAAAGAAAAAGGGCCGACCACCGGTCGACCCCTTCCCCATTTCCCCCTAGAGAAAATTCTTAATTACTTACCAAGAGCTTTGTTAACAGCTGCTTCAGCGTTAACCAAACCTGAACCCAATTGGTTCTGGTTGTTAGCACCAGCCAATTGAACAGCCGTTGTTTTGAAGATGTCTTTTACTTCAGACGGCTTCAAAGCTTTGTTAGCTGCTTTTACAAGAGCCGCAACACCCGCTACGTGTGGAGTCGCCATAGACGTACCATCGAAGCTTGCGTAGTCAGTTCTCAAAGTAGTGATAGAAGCTGTTGCTTGGTGACCCGCCGTCAACTCAGCTTTCAAAGCTTCACCAGTTGCTTGTTCAACCAATGCAACCGCGATGTCCAAAGTAGAGCCATCTTGAGTCAAAGCACCGTGGATCAAACCAGGAGCGTTGTTGTAGATGATCGCGCCGGCAGCGTGAGCAGCCAATGCATTCTTAGCTTTGTCAGCGAAAGCGATTTCACCACGAGAGATCAAAGCGTATTTACCAGTGAAGTCTTTACCAGCGAAATCTTCTGGCTTACCAAGACCTGCATCCATCAACTCGATGTCAGCAGCTTGAGACAACTCTTTAGCGCCTTGGAAAGTCGTGCTGATAACTTTTGTACGTTGACCGTTCATAGTTACAAATACTTCAGACTCACGGCCTGTGCCTTGTGGGACAGAAGAGATAACATCTACGCCCGGAGCAACGATTGCCAACTCAGGACCCCATTGAGAGAAGTCTGCTTTTTCCAATTTTACGTTGATCGCGCCAACGGCAATAACTGTTGGCAAAGCCGCTGGATAGCTTACTTGTGGAGTGCCGCTGTTACCAGAAGCTGCAACGATCGTCACACCTGCTGCATCAGCCGCTGCAACCGCAGAACGTTCTGCAGGAGTTGACCACATACCACCCAAAGACATAGAGATCACATCTACGTTTTCTTGGATACCCCAGTTGATACCTTGAGCGATAGAGATGTTGCTGCAACCTGCTTCAGAGCATACACGACCCATCAACAATTTTGCTTCAGGAGCAACACCAGAAAAACCAGAAGCATCAGCTACGCCAGCGATAGTGCCAGAGCAGTGAGTTCCGTGACCCACTTTATCAGAGAAATCAGAACCATCTGATTCACCAGTGAAGTCTTGGCCTTTTTCGAAGTTCGCTTTCAAAGAAGGATGTTCAGCATCGATACCAGTATCGAGTACTAGTACGCGTGCGCCGGCACCTTTATTACCAGAAGCAGCCCAAGCTTCGTGAGCTTTTACTGCAGCGATACCCCAAGGCATACCCATTTTAGAATCAAAAGACGTGTTGAAAGATTGTTTACCTTTCTTAGAGAAAGAAACGAAACCTTTCATTGGTTTTGGAGCTGGATGGAAAACTTCTTTTTCAATCATCGCAACATCAGAGTTGTTTTGAAGTTTTGCGATTTCAGCGTCATCAGCATCAACTACCAAAGTGTTGATACGGTCGAGGCTGTTAACCACGTTCGCTTTAACGTTGCTGTATTTTGCAAAGTTAGAACCGAATCCGAATCCTACGAATCCATCTACTTTGTGTGAAAGAGCTACGTTAGCTGTGTTGTAAGACTGCGCCGACTTCATCACGACGAGGTAACGATTGCCTGCGAATGCTCCGCTCGAAAGAACGAGAGAAACGAACGCCGCTAAACCAAATGCACGTACTTGTAATTTCATGATCCCCCCAATTTCCATGGATTTCTTTTGAAATCCTTATATGGGTAAGGATCAGATTCCAAATTGGAACCAGATGCAAGAAAACTTTTTGAGGATTCCTCAACGAAATCTTCACAACAAAAAGTGAAATTGTCTGTCAGAGCATTCTGGTTCCAAGTTGGAACCTCAATTCGAATGTAGCCCGCAGCGAACATGCTAAATAATTAAATCTAATAGGTTCCATTACATTCTCTGCACGCGCTGCTTAATTTTCACTCACAGTAAATCAACGCAACGCAAAGAAAAAGGAGCCACTCAGGGCTCCTTCTCACTCTTAATCTCTATGTACACTCGCAAACTAGCGGCTTGTCTTAATTGTTTTCGTCGCCGTTCTATAGACATTGCCGACGCCATCACGGCCACTCACTTGAATGGAGTAGGTCGTATTCGAAGAGAGGCCCGTCAGCTTCACGGAATGCGAAGTTGAGAAGTCACCCGACTCCGCCGTCGCCTGATTGAGCGATGAACCAACGCCATACCAAACCTGACGAGTGGCTGGCTCATTCGTCGTCCAAGTCACGGTGATCGAATTTGTCGTCGCAGTCAGAGTCAGATTCGAAACCACCGGAGGCGAAAGATCGATCGTCCAAGAGTACGAAGCCCCCACCGCATCCATATTGCCGTAAGCATCAACCGCTTTCACAACAAACTTATGAGCACCGTCAGAAACATTCGTGTAAGTCATTGGCGAGCTACATACTGTGAACACAGCTCCGTCCAATGAACACTTAAAGGTCGCGTTCGCCTGATCCGCCACAAAAGTCAGAACCATCGTCGGCTGATTCGTCGGTGACTCCCCTGGAGTGGCACTCGTGATCGTTGTCTTAATCGGTTTGATCGTCACAAACTGATAAGTCGCACCCACGGCATCCATATTACCTGCCGCATCCACCGCTTTTGCAAGGAAACTATGAGAGCCCAGGCTCAGACCCGAGAAGCTAGTCACCGCCGCACACGGAGCCAAAGCCGCCCCATCGAGCGCACACAAGAAGCTCACGCCCGGCTCATCGGCACTCAGAGTGAATGTCGCCGAGTCGTCATTCGTTGCACCCGAGACAGAGGTCACAGGTGGCTTCGTATCGACAGCCCAAGTGTACTGAGCAACCTGACCGACGTTACCCGCAAGGTCGATGGCCCGAACTTGGAAGGTATGGGAACCATCCGCAAGACCCGAGATCTCTTTCGGAGAAACGCAGGTTTCGAAACCGGCATTATCCAAGGCACACTCAAACGAGCTGTCTTCGTTAGCAGAAAGATCAAAGATGTTGTGATCAGCATTTGTCGGATTCTCCAACACTTGAGCCGTCAACGAGGCCACTGGAGATGTCGTATCAACAACAAACTCATGCGTGATCGGTTCAGAAGCATTACCCACAGAATCCACCGCATACACCGCCACAGAGTAAGCACCTTCGCTCAAACCGCGCAATGCAATCGGGCTCTGAGCCGCAGAAGCGGCAGCACCGTTCACCGATGCATACATCGTTGCACCTTGTGGCACATTCACGTTGAGTTGGATATCACCGCTATTCACATAACGTGAAGCCGAAGGCAGAATATCGCCAAAGCTAATCACAGGCGCTGTGAAGTCCATAGTCCATTGCAATGGCGCCGGTTGGCTCGCATTGCCAGCCGCATCCACTGCTGTCATCACCAAGTTATGATCACCCTCAGAAAGATCGCGGATCGTGTAAGGGGAAACACACTCCGTTGCTGGCGCGCCATCAAGACTGCAAGAAACGGTTGCGGCTTCACTTGTCATAAACTCAACATTGATATTTTTCGCGTTTGTTAAACCTGGGGATGGACTGATGACACCCGTAGAGATCACAGGCGCTACCGTATCCACATCCCATGAATAGCTCACAGCCAAACCTTGGTTACCGGCAGCGTCCGTTGCACGCACCTCAAACCAGTGGCTGCCGTCAGCTAGGCCACTTAAAGCCGCTGGCGAAGTACAAGCTGTGAATGTGCCATGATCCAATGAGCACTCGAAGTTCGCCGACTCATCGGCTGTAAACGTAAAGGACTTCGAAGTATTGCTGCTGATAGAGTCCGCAGGCACGATATCGATGAAAGTTGTCACCGGAGCCGTGGCATCCACCGTCCAGCGGAAGCTCGCAGGCACTTTGCCGACGTTCCCCAAAGAGTCCGTCGCGTTGACTGTAAAGACGTGCACACCTTCACTCAAAGCACCGTAAACCTGTGGTGAAGTACAAGACGTTGCCGCGACGCCATCCAAGCTGCACTTAAATGTCGAGTTGGCTTTTGAAGAAGTAAACTCGAAACTCATAGCACGTGAGCTTGTCAGTGTCGGCAATGACGAGCTATTTGTAATGCTTGCTGAAGGAACGGACGTATCAATTTTCCAGCTATAGCTCGCAGGCGTTGCGTCCGCCAAACCTTGCGGGCTTTGCGCATACACTTTAAAGCTATGGCTGCCTGAAGCCAAGTTTGAATAACTCACAGGCGAAGTACATTTCACAGCCGTTGCACCATC
The sequence above is drawn from the Bdellovibrionales bacterium genome and encodes:
- a CDS encoding fibronectin type III domain-containing protein, with product MLAIGNKALTALGLVGFLLFAAGCKEDQACVKTIEETVALQPVKGSSHLLMSVDKLDFLADSTVVWDDIELELTLAGNHTVSENIWLSFNGFKFNRKDGGRSLEGMTYTKKKNTSAGTFKLHKMYLNGAEPFHMFLARIKKNKGVLQVYVFGKKLDIASAKITFKGKSYSKCPQPSPTPGVSPTPSPTPVPVAPETSIDSMDPSKSPTNSTSISFNFSSSTEGNTFWCSLDGATAVKCTSPVSYSNLASGSHSFKVYAQSPQGLADATPASYSWKIDTSVPSASITNSSSLPTLTSSRAMSFEFTSSKANSTFKCSLDGVAATSCTSPQVYGALSEGVHVFTVNATDSLGNVGKVPASFRWTVDATAPVTTFIDIVPADSISSNTSKSFTFTADESANFECSLDHGTFTACTSPAALSGLADGSHWFEVRATDAAGNQGLAVSYSWDVDTVAPVISTGVISPSPGLTNAKNINVEFMTSEAATVSCSLDGAPATECVSPYTIRDLSEGDHNLVMTAVDAAGNASQPAPLQWTMDFTAPVISFGDILPSASRYVNSGDIQLNVNVPQGATMYASVNGAAASAAQSPIALRGLSEGAYSVAVYAVDSVGNASEPITHEFVVDTTSPVASLTAQVLENPTNADHNIFDLSANEDSSFECALDNAGFETCVSPKEISGLADGSHTFQVRAIDLAGNVGQVAQYTWAVDTKPPVTSVSGATNDDSATFTLSADEPGVSFLCALDGAALAPCAAVTSFSGLSLGSHSFLAKAVDAAGNMDAVGATYQFVTIKPIKTTITSATPGESPTNQPTMVLTFVADQANATFKCSLDGAVFTVCSSPMTYTNVSDGAHKFVVKAVDAYGNMDAVGASYSWTIDLSPPVVSNLTLTATTNSITVTWTTNEPATRQVWYGVGSSLNQATAESGDFSTSHSVKLTGLSSNTTYSIQVSGRDGVGNVYRTATKTIKTSR